A DNA window from Parabacteroides johnsonii DSM 18315 contains the following coding sequences:
- a CDS encoding PspC domain-containing protein, producing MKKTLTVNLGGTVFHIDEDAYQLLDKYLANLRIHFRKEEGSEEIMNDFEMRISELFNERVRLGHEVITIEHVEEVIKRMGKPEELFEGEEEKEYKEEAKAQAFQEEEIPRGPKKLMRDPDNRVLGGVAGGIAAYTGWDVTAVRLAMIILLFIPYAPIIILYLILWLVMPLARTAADKLMMRGQSVTLENIGKTVTDGFEKVSNNVNDYMSSDKPRSFLQKLADLFVGVVGFILKFLAILIGIILLPPLLLAAFILVVVTFALIVGGTGFLYQLSPFGADLISGTPISLTIMGCIDFILLIGIPIFALVYAICMQLFKAKPLPDTAKWTLLILWFVSVILCFFYVYQTGINGWSTFPWSNFFNI from the coding sequence ATGAAGAAGACACTGACAGTTAATTTGGGAGGAACGGTTTTCCACATTGACGAAGATGCATACCAACTGCTCGATAAATATCTGGCAAACCTCCGCATCCACTTCCGCAAGGAAGAAGGTTCGGAAGAGATTATGAACGATTTTGAAATGCGTATCTCCGAACTGTTCAATGAGCGGGTTCGATTGGGGCATGAAGTGATCACGATCGAACATGTCGAAGAGGTAATCAAACGCATGGGCAAGCCGGAAGAATTGTTCGAAGGTGAAGAAGAAAAAGAATACAAGGAAGAAGCCAAGGCACAAGCTTTCCAGGAAGAGGAGATCCCCAGAGGCCCGAAAAAGCTGATGCGCGATCCGGATAACCGGGTATTGGGAGGTGTAGCCGGTGGTATCGCCGCTTATACGGGATGGGACGTGACGGCTGTGCGCCTTGCCATGATCATCCTGCTTTTCATTCCCTATGCACCGATCATTATCCTATACCTTATATTATGGCTGGTAATGCCATTGGCACGGACCGCAGCCGACAAGCTGATGATGCGCGGGCAAAGTGTCACCCTCGAAAACATAGGCAAAACGGTTACAGATGGTTTCGAAAAGGTTAGCAATAATGTAAATGATTATATGAGTTCCGACAAGCCGAGAAGCTTTCTGCAAAAACTGGCAGATTTGTTTGTCGGAGTGGTAGGTTTCATCCTCAAATTCCTGGCCATACTGATCGGGATCATCCTGCTACCGCCATTACTGCTTGCCGCTTTCATTTTGGTTGTCGTCACCTTTGCTCTTATTGTCGGAGGTACAGGTTTCCTATATCAATTGTCACCGTTCGGGGCCGACCTGATATCAGGAACGCCTATTTCGCTGACCATCATGGGATGCATCGATTTCATTTTATTAATCGGCATTCCGATCTTTGCCCTCGTATATGCAATCTGCATGCAACTGTTCAAAGCAAAGCCATTGCCTGACACTGCAAAATGGACGTTGCTGATCTTATGGTTTGTATCCGTAATATTATGTTTCTTCTATGTCTATCAGACCGGAATAAACGGATGGAGCACATTTCCCTGGAGCAATTTCTTCAACATATAG
- a CDS encoding HIT family protein encodes MASIFSRIVAGEIPCHKVAEDEEFFAFLDINPVAAGHTLVIPKKEIDYIFDIEDPMLGRMMAFAKRVARAQEAVIPCRRVGLAVMGLEVPHAHIHLIPIQKESDMYFGGKKMEVTQDVLADTAAQIRNAFK; translated from the coding sequence ATGGCATCTATATTCAGTCGAATTGTGGCGGGTGAGATCCCTTGCCATAAAGTAGCGGAAGACGAAGAGTTTTTCGCTTTTCTGGACATCAATCCGGTTGCGGCCGGCCATACGCTGGTGATTCCGAAAAAAGAGATCGATTATATTTTCGACATAGAAGATCCTATGCTCGGACGTATGATGGCATTTGCCAAACGGGTGGCCCGTGCACAGGAAGCTGTTATTCCTTGTAGGCGGGTCGGTTTGGCCGTGATGGGACTGGAAGTTCCTCATGCGCATATTCATTTAATTCCGATTCAGAAGGAGTCGGATATGTATTTTGGTGGAAAGAAAATGGAGGTTACTCAGGACGTGCTCGCAGACACTGCTGCACAGATAAGAAATGCCTTTAAATAA
- a CDS encoding AMP-dependent synthetase/ligase has product MIYYHYAELVHRQAEKYGSRTALKYRDNATGKWLKISWKEFSEKVMLTAKAMAEFGIGVQENIGVYSQNMPQCFYTDFGAYANRVVSIPMYATNSPGQIEYIINDAHIHTLFVGEQLQYNNAFKVQKESQYLKRLVVFDQAVKLNPEDKTSIYFDDFLRLGDNAHAETTVKIRMNEAVPEDLATIIYTSGTTGESKGVMLHHSNYLEAMRIHDIRLPMVTDKDLSMCFLPLTHIFEKAWSYYCLHKGVTIAINQDPKMIQKTLPEVHPTLMCNVPRFWEKVYAGVHEKINSSSPTMKRIFLDAIETGRKYNLEYKNKGISAPCGLKLKFEMYNKTVFNLLKRVLGIERGRFFPVAGAPLSDTVNEFLQSVNIPIVYGYGLSETTATVCFYPEIGFQFGSIGDVMPDVQVRIDPENSEILVKGKTVMSGYYNKPAENEKAFTEDGYFRTGDAGRMEGNTLFFTERIKDLYKTSNGKYIAPQAIEMVMSGDQYIEQIAVIGDQRKFVSALIVPVYSLLEKYAEEKGLAVGSREELVRNKEVLRLIETHIEENQKNLASYEKIKRFTLLSEPFTMGSELTDTLKLRRSVILKKYADSIEKMYEEASNLS; this is encoded by the coding sequence ATGATTTACTACCATTATGCCGAGTTGGTTCATCGACAGGCAGAAAAATATGGTTCCCGCACTGCATTGAAATATCGTGATAATGCAACTGGGAAATGGTTAAAAATATCTTGGAAGGAATTCTCTGAAAAAGTTATGCTTACGGCTAAGGCAATGGCCGAATTCGGGATAGGAGTACAGGAGAATATCGGGGTTTATTCACAGAATATGCCGCAATGTTTTTATACGGATTTCGGGGCATATGCGAATCGTGTGGTCTCTATTCCGATGTACGCGACGAATTCTCCGGGGCAGATCGAGTATATAATCAATGATGCTCATATACATACATTGTTTGTTGGCGAGCAGTTGCAGTATAATAATGCATTCAAGGTGCAGAAAGAATCCCAATACCTGAAGCGCCTGGTTGTGTTTGATCAGGCTGTCAAGTTGAACCCGGAAGACAAGACCTCGATTTATTTTGACGATTTCCTGCGGCTGGGCGATAATGCGCATGCCGAGACAACGGTGAAGATCCGTATGAACGAAGCGGTGCCGGAAGACTTGGCCACCATAATATATACTTCCGGGACGACCGGCGAGTCCAAAGGGGTCATGCTCCATCATTCCAATTATCTGGAAGCTATGCGTATCCATGATATCCGCCTTCCGATGGTAACGGATAAGGATCTTTCCATGTGTTTTCTGCCGCTGACTCATATTTTTGAAAAAGCGTGGTCTTACTATTGTTTGCATAAGGGAGTGACGATTGCGATCAACCAAGATCCTAAAATGATTCAGAAGACATTGCCGGAGGTGCATCCTACGTTGATGTGCAACGTTCCCCGTTTTTGGGAGAAGGTATATGCCGGCGTGCATGAAAAGATCAACTCGTCGTCTCCCACCATGAAGAGAATCTTTTTGGATGCTATCGAGACCGGGCGCAAGTATAACCTGGAATATAAAAATAAGGGCATCTCGGCTCCTTGTGGGTTGAAGCTGAAGTTCGAAATGTATAATAAGACCGTTTTCAATTTGTTGAAACGGGTGTTAGGGATCGAACGCGGCCGTTTTTTCCCGGTGGCCGGTGCGCCGCTTTCGGATACAGTCAATGAATTTTTGCAGTCTGTCAATATTCCGATTGTGTATGGCTACGGTTTGAGCGAGACGACGGCAACCGTCTGTTTCTATCCTGAAATCGGATTCCAGTTCGGCTCGATCGGCGATGTCATGCCGGATGTACAGGTGCGAATCGATCCGGAGAATAGCGAAATCCTGGTAAAAGGCAAGACTGTGATGTCCGGCTACTATAATAAACCGGCTGAAAATGAAAAGGCGTTTACGGAAGACGGTTATTTCCGTACGGGAGATGCCGGAAGGATGGAAGGAAACACGTTGTTCTTCACCGAACGTATCAAGGATTTGTATAAAACATCGAATGGTAAATATATCGCCCCACAGGCAATTGAAATGGTTATGAGCGGTGATCAGTATATCGAACAGATTGCCGTTATCGGCGACCAGCGTAAGTTTGTCAGTGCGTTGATTGTTCCCGTTTATTCGTTATTGGAAAAGTATGCCGAAGAAAAGGGGCTGGCTGTTGGTAGCCGGGAAGAGCTTGTTCGGAATAAGGAAGTCCTTCGCCTGATCGAGACACATATCGAGGAAAATCAGAAGAACCTGGCTTCTTATGAGAAGATCAAGCGTTTCACCTTGTTGTCCGAACCCTTTACGATGGGGTCTGAACTGACGGATACGCTCAAGCTCCGCCGTTCAGTTATTTTGAAGAAATACGCGGATTCGATCGAGAAGATGTACGAAGAAGCTTCAAACCTTTCCTGA
- a CDS encoding multidrug effflux MFS transporter: MIDIQSNNGNSKLFLLTLLGMLTAFGPFVTDMYLPSLPSMGEYFRTTPSLVQLGLTASMIGLATGQIFFGPLSDKYGRRSPLLAAMYLFIIATIGCIFAPTIEIFVVLRLLQGIAGAGGIVISRSVATDMFTGKELAKTLAIIGAINGVAPVAAPIIGGGLTEGIGWKGIFWVLLALGIILLLGCRLFRESLPKERRKATKWRNVFASFGRVLRNRRYVAYVLQFGFAQGVLFAYIASSPFIVQEYYGFSAFGFSICFAANAVAIGLAAGLSVRFRQPENSTFASSIGMLILSAIVCIAMNLNCNFWIYEGLLIALLFMMGFSFTSTTALAMECEREHAGTASALLGAVGFGFGGLVSPLVGLGDTMATTGIVFMACAACSLACILWVRRNNAFRGTDGSYRN; encoded by the coding sequence ATGATTGACATACAAAGTAACAATGGGAACTCCAAACTTTTTCTCCTTACCCTGTTAGGGATGTTGACGGCATTCGGGCCGTTTGTCACCGATATGTATCTCCCCAGCCTGCCTTCAATGGGAGAATATTTCAGGACAACACCATCATTGGTACAATTGGGTTTGACAGCCAGTATGATCGGACTAGCGACAGGACAAATCTTTTTCGGACCGCTAAGTGACAAGTACGGGCGTCGTTCACCATTGTTGGCTGCCATGTATCTTTTTATTATTGCCACGATAGGCTGCATCTTTGCTCCCACTATCGAGATATTTGTAGTGCTGCGTTTGCTACAAGGGATTGCGGGTGCCGGCGGTATCGTAATCTCCCGTTCTGTCGCGACAGACATGTTCACCGGTAAGGAGTTGGCAAAGACACTTGCGATCATCGGGGCCATCAATGGAGTCGCTCCCGTAGCCGCCCCGATCATCGGAGGAGGATTGACGGAAGGGATCGGCTGGAAAGGGATCTTCTGGGTGTTACTGGCATTAGGAATCATCCTACTATTAGGATGCCGGCTATTCCGAGAATCGTTACCGAAAGAACGACGCAAGGCAACAAAATGGCGTAACGTATTTGCCAGTTTCGGCCGTGTATTGCGAAACCGGCGTTATGTGGCCTACGTCCTTCAATTCGGATTCGCACAAGGTGTGCTGTTTGCTTACATAGCTTCTTCTCCTTTCATTGTGCAGGAATATTACGGGTTTTCCGCTTTCGGGTTTAGCATCTGCTTCGCAGCCAATGCAGTTGCGATCGGGTTAGCCGCCGGCTTATCCGTCAGATTCCGCCAGCCGGAAAACAGTACATTCGCCAGCAGCATAGGTATGCTTATCCTTTCCGCTATCGTATGTATAGCCATGAACCTAAATTGTAATTTCTGGATATACGAGGGATTGCTGATTGCTCTACTTTTCATGATGGGCTTTTCTTTCACCTCAACCACCGCCTTGGCAATGGAATGCGAACGCGAACATGCCGGCACAGCTTCAGCTTTATTGGGTGCGGTCGGGTTCGGGTTTGGAGGATTGGTATCCCCTTTAGTCGGGCTAGGCGATACGATGGCCACAACGGGCATTGTCTTTATGGCATGCGCAGCTTGCTCTTTGGCCTGCATACTTTGGGTAAGGAGGAACAACGCATTCCGGGGAACGGATGGATCATACCGAAATTAA
- a CDS encoding PadR family transcriptional regulator: protein MNAENVKSQMRKGTLEYCILLLLKKEPAYTSDIIQKLQEAKLIVVEGTLYPLLTRLKNSELLSYQWIESTQGPPRKYYQLTPKGEEFLGELETSWQELNDTINHIRNN, encoded by the coding sequence ATGAATGCAGAGAACGTAAAATCACAAATGAGAAAGGGAACATTGGAATATTGCATTCTATTGCTTCTCAAAAAAGAGCCGGCGTATACCTCTGACATTATCCAGAAGTTACAGGAAGCTAAATTGATTGTTGTGGAAGGTACCCTATATCCTCTGTTGACAAGATTAAAGAATAGTGAACTATTAAGTTACCAGTGGATAGAATCTACTCAAGGACCGCCTCGCAAGTATTACCAACTTACCCCGAAAGGAGAAGAATTCCTCGGTGAACTGGAAACATCCTGGCAGGAGCTGAACGATACAATCAACCACATCAGAAACAATTAA
- the greA gene encoding transcription elongation factor GreA gives MAVSYMTKDGYDKILAEINYLETVKRPEISAQIAEARDKGDLSENAEYDAAKEAQGIMEAKLAQLKGLISNARLIDESRVQTDEVQILNKVKIKNTKNNAVMTYTLVSDSEANLKEGKIAVSTPIAQGLMGKKVGDIVEIKVPSGMMSFEIMDISI, from the coding sequence ATGGCAGTGAGCTATATGACGAAAGATGGTTATGATAAGATTTTAGCTGAAATCAATTATCTGGAAACCGTGAAACGTCCGGAAATATCTGCCCAGATTGCAGAGGCCCGTGACAAAGGCGATTTGTCTGAGAATGCTGAATATGACGCAGCAAAGGAAGCACAGGGTATAATGGAAGCAAAGCTTGCCCAGTTGAAGGGCTTGATCTCTAACGCCCGCCTGATAGACGAATCCCGTGTCCAAACAGACGAAGTTCAGATCCTGAACAAAGTGAAGATCAAGAACACAAAGAACAATGCAGTCATGACGTATACTTTGGTCTCTGACTCGGAAGCAAACCTGAAAGAAGGTAAGATTGCAGTCAGCACTCCGATTGCGCAGGGGCTGATGGGGAAAAAGGTAGGCGACATTGTGGAAATTAAAGTCCCATCCGGTATGATGAGTTTTGAAATTATGGATATATCGATTTAA
- the prfB gene encoding peptide chain release factor 2 (programmed frameshift), whose protein sequence is MITSDQLHNVLEREQALRGYLDIDGKTIQLEEEELRTHDPGFWEDAKRAEVQMKKVKELKKWIELYNEVHAAAEELQLAYDYVKEGIVSEEEVDEAYGNAIQLVESLEFRNMLRQEADQMSCVLKINSGAGGTESQDWASMLLRMYTRWAEANGYKISVANYQEGDEAGIKTATLNIEGDYAYGYLKGENGVHRLVRVSPYNAQGKRMTSFASVFVTPLVDDTIEVKIDQAAISWDTFRSGGAGGQNVNKVESGVRLRYQFKDPYTGEEEEILIENTETRDQPKNRENAMRQLRSILYDKELQHRMEEQAKVEAGKKKIEWGSQIRSYVFDDRRVKDHRTNYQTSDVNGVMDGKIDDFIKAYLMEFGAEETAEK, encoded by the exons ATGATCACATCAGACCAACTACACAATGTGTTGGAGCGCGAGCAAGCGCTGAGGGGGTATCTT GACATAGATGGTAAAACCATCCAGTTAGAAGAGGAAGAGTTACGCACTCATGATCCCGGTTTCTGGGAAGATGCCAAACGGGCGGAAGTCCAGATGAAGAAAGTAAAAGAACTGAAAAAGTGGATCGAACTTTACAACGAGGTTCATGCTGCAGCGGAAGAATTGCAGTTGGCTTATGATTATGTAAAAGAAGGGATTGTCAGCGAAGAAGAAGTTGACGAGGCTTATGGCAATGCCATCCAGTTGGTGGAAAGCCTGGAGTTCCGCAATATGTTGCGCCAGGAAGCCGACCAGATGAGTTGTGTGCTGAAGATCAACTCCGGTGCCGGCGGTACGGAAAGCCAGGACTGGGCTTCCATGCTGCTCCGTATGTATACGCGCTGGGCGGAGGCGAACGGATATAAGATTTCCGTAGCCAACTACCAGGAAGGGGATGAGGCTGGTATCAAAACAGCGACTCTCAACATCGAAGGCGACTATGCTTACGGATATTTGAAGGGCGAAAACGGCGTGCATCGTCTGGTACGTGTGTCTCCTTATAACGCGCAAGGTAAACGAATGACTTCATTTGCTTCTGTCTTTGTCACCCCGCTGGTCGACGATACGATCGAGGTGAAGATCGATCAGGCGGCTATCTCTTGGGATACTTTCCGTTCGGGAGGTGCCGGTGGGCAGAACGTGAACAAGGTGGAGTCCGGAGTGCGTCTGCGCTATCAGTTTAAAGATCCTTACACGGGCGAAGAAGAAGAAATCCTGATCGAGAATACGGAAACCCGCGACCAGCCTAAGAACCGGGAGAATGCGATGCGCCAATTGCGTTCAATTTTGTACGACAAGGAATTGCAACATCGTATGGAAGAACAGGCAAAGGTGGAAGCGGGAAAGAAAAAGATCGAATGGGGTTCCCAGATCCGTAGCTACGTGTTCGACGACCGTCGTGTGAAAGACCATCGTACCAACTACCAGACCTCCGACGTCAATGGTGTGATGGATGGCAAGATAGATGATTTCATCAAGGCTTACCTGATGGAATTCGGGGCAGAAGAAACTGCAGAAAAGTAA
- the pnp gene encoding polyribonucleotide nucleotidyltransferase — protein MLNPINKTIELADGRTITIETGKLAKQADGAVTVRMGNTVLLATVCAAKDANPGVDFMPLQVEYKEKFSAFGRFPGGFTKREGKASDYEILTSRLVDRALRPLFPDNYHAEVYVNVILFSADGEDMPDALAGLAASAALAVSDIPFNGPISECRVARIDGKYVVNPTFSELEKADIDIMVGATLDNIMMVEGEMDEVQESEMLEAIKVAHEAIKIQCQAQLELSEACGKLVKREYCHEVNDDELRKDVHEKCYAKAYAVATSGTDKHQRAEAFEAVVEEYKAQFSEEELTDEKVEMIGRYYHDVEKEAMRRAILDEGKRLDGRKTTEIRPIWIETDCLPGPHGSAIFTRGETQSLSTVTLGTKADEKMIDDVLNHGKERFLLHYNFPPFSTGEAKASRGVGRREIGHGNLAHRALKRMIPTDYPYVVRVISDILESNGSSSMATVCAGTLALRDAGVPMKKPVSGIAMGLISENKGQNYAILSDILGDEDHLGDMDFKVTGTKDGITATQMDIKVDGLSYEILENALAQAKEGRMHILGKIMEAQPEVRSDLKPHAPRIETMTIGKEFIGAVIGPGGKIIQGIQEKTGAIITIEEEDGVGKIEISGTNKATIDAAIRSIKAIVAVPEIGEIYEGKISSIMPYGAFVEFMPGKDGLLHISEIDWKRLETVEQAGLKEGDTISVKLVDIDAKTGKFKLSHKVLLPKPEGYEERPPRPERGPRPERGDRGPRQDRGDRGPRRERQD, from the coding sequence ATGCTTAATCCAATTAACAAGACGATCGAATTGGCTGATGGAAGAACCATCACCATCGAAACCGGGAAATTGGCAAAACAGGCGGACGGTGCAGTTACCGTGCGTATGGGCAACACTGTGTTGCTGGCTACTGTTTGCGCCGCTAAAGATGCAAACCCGGGTGTTGACTTCATGCCGTTACAAGTAGAGTACAAAGAAAAATTCTCGGCATTTGGCCGTTTTCCGGGAGGTTTTACAAAAAGAGAAGGTAAAGCTTCCGACTACGAAATTCTGACTTCCCGTTTGGTTGACCGCGCTCTCCGCCCTCTTTTCCCGGATAATTACCATGCTGAAGTATATGTAAATGTCATATTATTCTCCGCAGACGGTGAAGATATGCCGGACGCACTGGCCGGACTGGCGGCTTCCGCCGCATTGGCCGTATCGGATATTCCTTTCAACGGGCCAATCTCCGAATGCCGTGTCGCACGCATCGATGGCAAGTATGTAGTCAACCCCACGTTCTCTGAATTGGAAAAAGCAGATATTGATATTATGGTGGGTGCTACGCTTGACAACATCATGATGGTGGAAGGCGAAATGGACGAAGTTCAGGAATCGGAAATGCTGGAAGCGATCAAAGTCGCACATGAAGCGATCAAAATACAGTGCCAGGCACAGCTTGAACTGTCCGAAGCTTGCGGCAAACTGGTTAAACGCGAATACTGCCACGAAGTTAATGACGACGAACTGCGTAAAGATGTACACGAAAAATGCTACGCAAAGGCTTATGCCGTTGCAACATCCGGCACTGACAAGCATCAGCGTGCCGAAGCATTCGAAGCTGTTGTCGAAGAGTATAAAGCTCAATTCTCTGAAGAAGAATTGACAGACGAGAAGGTTGAAATGATCGGCCGCTACTACCACGATGTAGAAAAAGAAGCAATGCGCCGCGCTATCTTGGACGAAGGAAAGCGTCTGGATGGCCGTAAGACTACTGAAATCCGTCCGATCTGGATCGAAACAGATTGTCTGCCCGGTCCTCACGGTTCTGCAATCTTCACACGTGGTGAAACACAGTCGCTTTCGACTGTCACCTTAGGTACAAAAGCCGATGAAAAGATGATCGACGATGTACTGAACCACGGAAAAGAACGTTTCCTATTACATTATAACTTCCCTCCGTTCTCTACAGGCGAAGCAAAAGCTTCCCGCGGTGTAGGACGTCGTGAAATCGGTCACGGGAACCTGGCTCACCGCGCATTGAAACGGATGATCCCGACAGACTATCCTTACGTGGTTCGCGTGATCTCCGATATCTTAGAGTCTAACGGTTCTTCTTCAATGGCAACCGTATGTGCCGGCACGCTGGCATTGAGAGACGCGGGTGTTCCGATGAAGAAGCCGGTATCCGGTATCGCAATGGGTCTGATCTCCGAAAACAAAGGTCAGAACTACGCTATCCTGTCCGATATCTTAGGAGATGAAGACCACTTAGGCGACATGGACTTCAAGGTGACAGGAACAAAAGACGGTATCACTGCCACCCAGATGGATATCAAGGTAGACGGTCTGTCATACGAAATTCTTGAAAACGCATTGGCACAGGCAAAAGAAGGCCGTATGCACATCCTGGGCAAGATCATGGAAGCCCAGCCGGAAGTTCGTTCGGATCTGAAGCCTCACGCTCCGAGAATCGAAACGATGACGATCGGTAAAGAATTTATCGGTGCGGTAATCGGTCCGGGCGGTAAGATCATCCAGGGTATTCAGGAAAAGACGGGTGCCATTATTACTATTGAAGAAGAAGACGGAGTGGGTAAAATCGAAATCTCCGGAACAAACAAAGCAACAATCGATGCGGCTATCCGCTCCATCAAAGCTATCGTTGCTGTTCCCGAAATCGGCGAAATCTACGAAGGAAAGATTTCTTCTATCATGCCTTACGGTGCATTCGTTGAATTCATGCCGGGCAAAGACGGTTTGCTCCACATTTCCGAAATCGACTGGAAACGTCTGGAAACAGTTGAACAGGCAGGTTTGAAAGAAGGTGATACTATCAGCGTCAAGTTGGTAGACATCGACGCTAAGACGGGTAAATTCAAATTATCTCACAAAGTGTTGCTGCCGAAACCGGAAGGTTATGAGGAACGTCCGCCGAGACCCGAACGCGGTCCGAGACCGGAACGTGGAGACCGTGGTCCCCGTCAGGATCGTGGCGACCGTGGTCCTCGCCGCGAACGTCAGGATTAA
- a CDS encoding TlpA disulfide reductase family protein, whose protein sequence is MKQISTRLLTVLGLCMFLFSACNNSSDFTVKGVVAGADGQLMYLENVGISNVVTLDSIKLAPGGKFKFTEKRPEYPDFYRLRLNNQLINFAVDSTETISFVADAGTFATSYSVEGSENSKAIKAITLAQLDANQAISRLRKEYEDKMISDTTYRTKVLAAADAYKEVARKYIYSAPMSTAAYFALFQQIDGLLFFDLYDRKDVKAYGAVATSYDHAYPESPRSKHLYNLTLQSMKVLRAQRPVDYSNVETKEISFLDIELPDVRGEVVKLSTVAPGKVVLINFTAYQTEWSPALNMALGELYTKYHDQGLEIYQVSLDSDFHFWRNGASNLPWVTVRDPQSVYSQVAGLYNVKQLPALFILDRKGNLVKRVEDVKKLETDVKAVL, encoded by the coding sequence ATGAAACAAATATCCACACGACTGTTGACTGTTTTAGGACTGTGCATGTTCTTATTTTCAGCTTGTAACAACTCCTCGGATTTCACGGTGAAGGGAGTCGTGGCGGGAGCTGACGGTCAGCTTATGTATTTAGAAAATGTCGGAATCTCGAATGTGGTGACACTCGATTCCATCAAGCTGGCTCCCGGCGGGAAGTTCAAGTTTACGGAGAAGCGTCCTGAGTATCCGGACTTTTATCGTCTGCGTCTGAATAACCAGTTGATCAATTTCGCAGTCGATTCGACCGAAACCATTTCCTTCGTCGCTGATGCCGGTACTTTCGCGACTTCCTATTCTGTGGAAGGTTCTGAAAATTCAAAGGCGATAAAGGCGATCACTTTGGCACAACTGGATGCAAACCAGGCTATCAGCCGCTTGCGGAAGGAGTATGAAGATAAGATGATCTCAGATACGACCTATCGCACGAAGGTTTTGGCTGCTGCCGACGCCTATAAAGAAGTCGCCCGGAAATATATTTATTCGGCACCGATGTCCACGGCAGCCTATTTTGCTTTGTTCCAGCAGATCGATGGCTTGTTATTCTTTGATTTGTATGATCGGAAGGATGTCAAGGCATACGGAGCTGTTGCAACCAGCTACGATCACGCTTATCCGGAAAGCCCGCGTTCGAAACATCTCTACAATCTGACACTGCAATCCATGAAGGTCTTGCGTGCTCAACGTCCTGTTGACTATAGCAATGTGGAGACAAAGGAAATTTCATTCCTTGATATCGAATTGCCGGATGTCCGGGGCGAAGTGGTAAAACTCTCTACGGTTGCTCCCGGAAAGGTCGTTTTGATCAACTTTACGGCTTATCAGACGGAATGGTCGCCGGCTTTGAATATGGCATTGGGTGAATTGTATACAAAATACCATGATCAGGGACTTGAGATTTATCAGGTGTCGTTGGATAGCGATTTTCATTTCTGGAGAAACGGAGCGTCCAATTTACCGTGGGTAACTGTCCGCGACCCGCAGTCTGTTTATTCGCAGGTGGCAGGTTTGTACAATGTAAAACAATTGCCCGCCCTTTTCATCCTCGACCGTAAAGGAAACCTGGTTAAGCGTGTTGAAGACGTGAAGAAACTGGAAACAGACGTAAAAGCAGTACTTTGA